In the genome of Aureimonas sp. OT7, one region contains:
- a CDS encoding alpha-D-ribose 1-methylphosphonate 5-triphosphate diphosphatase yields the protein MTHETVMRNARIVLRDRIVHGAIQIRDGRIADISEGAVHGEDLGGDTLVAGCVELHTDHVESHFVPRPKVRWNIMAALQAHDAQIAASGITTVFDALRVGLDGDTELKGEDAREMAGAIDAAMDAGRLRADHYIHLRCEVSVPDVVDEFDAIAGNGRVRLASLMDHAPLQRQFVSLDAYKTYYQGKRRMSDADFHRFCERRLAESAAYSAPNRRSLAERCRERAIPIASHDDATAEHVAEGVELGIQLAEFPTTREAARLSHEAGMSVLMGAPNVVRGRSHSGNISARDLVESGHLDILSSDYVPFSLLQAAFLLADDDIMSLPDAIALVTDTPAKAAGMADRGRLAPGLRADMVRIRTMQGEPPIVAGVWREGMRVA from the coding sequence GTGACCCATGAAACAGTGATGCGCAATGCGCGGATCGTCCTTCGAGACCGGATCGTGCATGGCGCGATCCAAATTCGCGACGGTCGCATCGCCGACATCTCGGAAGGTGCCGTCCACGGAGAGGATCTGGGCGGCGACACGCTGGTTGCGGGCTGCGTCGAGCTGCATACCGACCATGTCGAAAGCCATTTCGTGCCGCGACCCAAGGTGCGCTGGAACATCATGGCGGCGCTGCAGGCGCATGACGCGCAGATCGCCGCTTCGGGGATAACCACCGTCTTCGATGCATTGCGCGTCGGCCTCGACGGCGATACCGAACTGAAGGGCGAGGACGCGCGCGAGATGGCCGGTGCCATCGATGCGGCGATGGACGCCGGTCGCCTGCGGGCAGACCACTATATCCATCTGCGTTGCGAGGTATCCGTGCCGGATGTCGTGGACGAGTTCGATGCCATTGCCGGCAACGGCCGTGTCCGTCTGGCCTCGCTGATGGATCACGCCCCGTTGCAGCGGCAATTCGTCAGCCTGGATGCGTACAAGACCTATTACCAGGGCAAGCGCCGCATGAGCGATGCCGACTTCCATCGCTTCTGCGAGCGGCGGCTGGCGGAGTCCGCCGCCTATTCCGCACCCAACCGCCGCAGCCTGGCCGAGCGCTGTCGCGAGCGGGCCATTCCAATCGCATCGCATGACGACGCAACGGCCGAGCATGTGGCGGAGGGTGTCGAACTGGGTATCCAGCTTGCCGAATTCCCGACGACGCGCGAGGCCGCCCGTCTGTCGCATGAGGCCGGTATGAGCGTCCTGATGGGGGCACCCAACGTCGTGCGTGGACGCTCCCATTCCGGCAATATATCGGCACGTGATCTGGTGGAGAGCGGCCATCTCGACATATTGTCGTCGGACTACGTCCCCTTCAGCCTGCTGCAGGCCGCGTTCCTTCTTGCCGACGACGATATCATGAGCCTGCCAGATGCCATCGCCCTCGTCACCGATACCCCGGCCAAGGCGGCGGGCATGGCCGACCGGGGACGCCTGGCGCCTGGCCTTCGGGCGGATATGGTCCGCATACGCACCATGCAGGGCGAGCCTCCCATCGTCGCCGGGGTCTGGCGGGAGGGCATGCGCGTTGCGTGA
- a CDS encoding DUF1045 domain-containing protein, translated as MRAALYYTPAADSPLTLAAAEWLGRNPYTGGPSRAPDVGIDPTVAAPARYGFHATIKAPFRLAAGRDLGMLANALADFASGRAAFPLPPLEVKAMPGGFLALVPAAADAALDALATDTVRHFDPFRAPMTEDERQKRLPGRLTERQRTNLDRFGYPHVLDDFHFHMTLTGPLGAESTPLLMHLKRRFAPFLRDRLTFDALALFIEPYPGAPFTVAARCPLAVRAPQPEFVP; from the coding sequence ATGCGGGCCGCTCTCTACTACACGCCCGCGGCGGATTCCCCCCTCACGCTCGCCGCGGCGGAATGGCTCGGGCGCAATCCGTACACCGGCGGCCCCTCCCGCGCGCCCGATGTCGGGATCGACCCAACGGTTGCGGCGCCGGCGCGATACGGCTTCCACGCGACGATCAAGGCGCCCTTTCGCCTTGCGGCGGGACGCGATCTCGGCATGCTCGCCAACGCGCTCGCCGACTTCGCATCCGGACGCGCCGCCTTCCCCCTGCCGCCGCTGGAGGTCAAGGCAATGCCGGGCGGGTTCCTTGCCCTGGTGCCGGCTGCCGCGGACGCCGCCCTCGATGCGCTCGCCACCGACACGGTACGCCATTTCGATCCGTTTCGTGCGCCGATGACGGAAGACGAGCGGCAGAAGCGCCTGCCCGGCCGGCTGACCGAACGCCAGCGCACAAACCTCGACAGGTTCGGCTACCCGCATGTGCTGGACGATTTCCATTTCCACATGACGCTGACGGGGCCGCTTGGCGCAGAAAGCACGCCTTTGCTCATGCATCTGAAGCGACGCTTCGCTCCCTTCCTGCGCGACAGGCTGACATTCGACGCGCTGGCCCTGTTCATCGAGCCCTATCCGGGCGCCCCCTTCACCGTGGCCGCACGCTGCCCCCTCGCCGTCCGCGCGCCCCAGCCGGAGTTTGTTCCGTGA
- the phnE gene encoding phosphonate ABC transporter, permease protein PhnE: MSESANMTGTRAVSPAQMAKGARWQMPALAAGVVAALAWSWGPAEMERWPYLFTDAGNMAEYLHGFLSPNFADWRFYLEEMLVTIQIAIWGTFLAVVFSIPLGILSAHNMVPWWVLQPTRRLMDLCRAIHEVVFAVLFVVAVGLGPFAGVMALFVHTTGVLAKLFSEAVEAVDPRPIEAIRTTGASRVQEVIFGVIPQVLPLWMSFSLYRLESNIRSATVLGLIGAGGIGQVLFEVVRGFYYAETAAILIIVVVTVSIMDLISQRLRRMVI, encoded by the coding sequence ATGAGCGAAAGCGCGAACATGACAGGGACCCGGGCCGTATCCCCGGCGCAGATGGCCAAAGGCGCCCGCTGGCAGATGCCGGCGCTTGCCGCCGGCGTGGTCGCGGCCCTCGCCTGGAGCTGGGGCCCCGCCGAGATGGAGCGCTGGCCCTATCTCTTCACCGATGCCGGCAACATGGCGGAGTATCTTCACGGCTTCCTGTCGCCGAATTTCGCCGATTGGCGCTTCTATCTCGAGGAGATGCTCGTCACCATCCAGATCGCGATCTGGGGCACGTTCCTTGCCGTCGTATTTTCCATACCGCTCGGTATCCTCTCGGCCCACAACATGGTGCCGTGGTGGGTACTGCAGCCGACGCGACGCCTGATGGACCTGTGCCGCGCCATCCACGAGGTGGTCTTCGCCGTCCTGTTCGTGGTTGCCGTCGGCCTCGGCCCCTTCGCCGGCGTCATGGCCCTTTTCGTCCACACGACCGGCGTTCTCGCCAAGCTGTTTTCCGAAGCGGTCGAGGCTGTGGACCCGCGCCCGATAGAGGCAATCCGCACCACCGGTGCAAGCCGCGTGCAGGAAGTGATCTTCGGCGTCATTCCGCAGGTGTTGCCGCTGTGGATGTCGTTCTCGTTGTATCGGCTGGAATCCAATATCCGCTCCGCAACCGTGCTCGGCCTCATCGGAGCCGGCGGAATAGGACAGGTCCTGTTCGAGGTCGTGCGCGGGTTCTATTACGCCGAAACGGCGGCCATCCTGATCATCGTCGTCGTCACCGTGTCGATCATGGACCTCATCTCGCAGCGCCTGCGCCGGATGGTGATCTGA
- the phnD gene encoding phosphonate ABC transporter substrate-binding protein yields the protein MNAIMKSIAGLSLALMAGTSALAEDINFGIISTESQQNLRTNWEPFLDDMAEKTGLTIKPFFASDYAGVIEGMRFGKVQMAWYGNKSAMEAVDRADGEVFAQTVAENGDPGYWSVIIVPKDSPIQSVDDLLKCDQSVNFGLGDPNSTSGFLVPMTFVFSARDIDPKSCFRNVTNANHETNAMAVAKGQLDAAANNTESMALIEANSPDSFANIREIWRSPLIPSDPLVWRKDLSDETKQKVRDFMLTYGTDQSTGDVAHERAVLAGLQWAPFRASTDDQLLPIRVMEAEKAIGQARSDTSLSEEARAARIAELESMKKTFEEKLAAAPQG from the coding sequence ATGAACGCGATCATGAAAAGCATTGCGGGCCTTTCGCTCGCCCTCATGGCGGGCACCAGCGCGCTGGCCGAAGATATCAATTTCGGCATCATCTCCACCGAGTCGCAGCAGAATCTGCGCACGAACTGGGAGCCCTTCCTGGACGACATGGCCGAGAAGACCGGCCTGACGATCAAGCCGTTCTTCGCTTCCGACTATGCCGGCGTCATCGAGGGCATGCGCTTCGGCAAGGTGCAGATGGCCTGGTACGGCAACAAATCCGCCATGGAGGCGGTGGACCGCGCCGACGGCGAGGTCTTCGCCCAGACCGTCGCGGAAAACGGCGATCCCGGCTACTGGTCGGTCATCATCGTACCCAAGGATTCGCCCATCCAGTCGGTGGACGACCTCCTGAAATGCGACCAGAGCGTCAATTTCGGACTTGGCGATCCCAACTCCACCTCCGGCTTCCTCGTGCCGATGACCTTCGTCTTCTCGGCGCGCGACATCGACCCGAAATCCTGCTTCCGCAACGTGACGAACGCGAACCATGAGACGAATGCGATGGCCGTGGCCAAGGGCCAACTGGACGCCGCTGCCAACAACACCGAATCCATGGCCCTGATCGAGGCGAATTCCCCGGATTCCTTCGCCAATATCCGCGAAATCTGGCGCTCGCCTCTCATCCCGTCCGATCCGCTGGTCTGGCGCAAGGACCTGTCCGACGAGACCAAGCAGAAGGTGCGCGACTTCATGCTCACCTACGGCACCGACCAGTCCACCGGTGACGTCGCCCACGAGCGCGCCGTGCTCGCCGGGCTGCAATGGGCCCCGTTCCGCGCATCCACCGACGACCAGTTGCTGCCGATCCGCGTAATGGAAGCGGAGAAGGCCATCGGCCAGGCGCGCTCCGACACCAGCCTGTCGGAAGAAGCGCGCGCCGCCCGCATCGCCGAGCTGGAATCGATGAAGAAGACCTTCGAGGAAAAGCTGGCCGCCGCGCCGCAGGGCTGA
- the phnC gene encoding phosphonate ABC transporter ATP-binding protein, with amino-acid sequence MHAIEVARLSKRFGTTQALDTVSLAIAPGEMVALIGASGSGKSTLIRHIAGLEKGDGAESRITVFGRTTQQGGRLSTQSRNMRGDISVIFQQFNLVGRLSVLTNVLIGCLGRIPRWRGTLGLFDKAERALGRSALERVHIGHLGRQRASTLSGGQQQRAAIARTLMQGARILIADEPISALDPSSARRVMDVLADINAREGITVLVSLHQVEYARRYCPRTITMRDGAIVYDGPSTALSNAFLAELYGAASEELVLPDSPAESARAPRPTPAQWRNARRVPEPA; translated from the coding sequence ATGCACGCAATCGAAGTCGCGCGCCTGTCCAAGCGATTCGGCACGACGCAGGCTCTGGATACCGTTTCCCTGGCGATCGCGCCCGGCGAAATGGTTGCCCTGATCGGCGCTTCCGGATCGGGCAAGAGCACGCTGATCCGCCATATCGCCGGGCTTGAAAAGGGTGATGGCGCCGAAAGCCGGATTACCGTCTTCGGCAGGACGACGCAGCAGGGCGGACGATTGTCCACGCAGTCGCGCAACATGCGCGGCGATATCTCGGTGATCTTCCAGCAATTCAACCTCGTCGGCCGCCTGTCGGTGCTGACGAACGTACTCATCGGCTGCCTCGGGCGTATTCCGCGCTGGCGCGGGACGCTCGGCCTGTTCGACAAGGCGGAGCGCGCATTGGGTCGAAGCGCGTTGGAGCGGGTGCATATCGGACATCTGGGCCGGCAGCGCGCCTCCACCCTGTCGGGGGGGCAGCAGCAGCGCGCCGCCATCGCCCGAACCCTCATGCAGGGCGCGCGCATCCTGATCGCCGACGAGCCGATCTCCGCGCTCGACCCATCTTCCGCGCGCCGCGTGATGGACGTCCTGGCCGACATCAACGCGCGCGAGGGGATCACCGTCCTCGTCTCGCTGCATCAGGTGGAATACGCGCGGCGTTACTGCCCCCGCACCATCACGATGCGCGACGGGGCCATCGTCTATGACGGCCCGTCCACCGCGCTTTCCAATGCCTTCCTGGCAGAGCTTTACGGCGCTGCCTCGGAAGAGCTGGTCCTGCCGGACAGCCCGGCAGAGTCCGCACGCGCCCCACGGCCCACCCCGGCCCAATGGCGCAACGCAAGGCGCGTCCCCGAACCCGCCTGA
- the phnL gene encoding phosphonate C-P lyase system protein PhnL yields the protein MSLQQPALSVRGVGKSFVMHLRGGIVLPVVANVGFDVSAGECVVLGGPSGIGKSSILRMVYGNYAVDTGSIRLATSHGVVDIAQGDPRAIMAARRDAIGYVSQFLRALPRIGAVDVVAEPLVARGVLVEEARGRARTMLRRLNLPDALYDLPPATFSGGEKQRVNIARGFITDHPVLLLDEPTASLDAANRDVVTDMIVEKMRSGVAILGIFHDRPVRDAVATRIVDVSGFSARTSPLSTGQAMSSNVHPAVITA from the coding sequence ATGTCTCTCCAGCAACCCGCCCTCAGCGTCCGCGGCGTCGGCAAGAGCTTCGTGATGCATCTGCGCGGCGGCATCGTGCTGCCGGTCGTCGCCAATGTCGGATTCGACGTTTCGGCCGGAGAATGCGTCGTCCTGGGCGGCCCTTCCGGCATCGGAAAGTCGTCGATCCTGCGGATGGTGTACGGCAATTACGCCGTCGATACCGGCTCCATCCGCCTCGCAACCTCGCATGGCGTCGTGGACATTGCGCAGGGCGATCCGCGCGCCATCATGGCCGCCCGCCGCGACGCGATCGGATATGTCAGCCAGTTCCTGCGGGCCCTGCCGCGTATCGGGGCCGTCGATGTCGTCGCCGAACCTCTGGTTGCACGTGGGGTTTTGGTCGAGGAGGCCCGCGGCCGGGCCCGTACCATGCTGCGGCGGCTGAACCTGCCGGACGCCCTGTACGACCTGCCGCCAGCCACGTTCTCCGGTGGCGAGAAGCAGCGCGTCAATATCGCCCGGGGTTTCATCACCGACCACCCCGTGCTGCTGCTGGATGAGCCGACGGCATCGCTGGATGCGGCCAACCGCGATGTCGTCACCGACATGATCGTGGAGAAAATGCGAAGTGGCGTCGCCATACTGGGCATTTTCCACGACCGGCCGGTCCGCGATGCAGTGGCCACGCGCATCGTCGACGTGTCCGGCTTTTCGGCGCGGACGTCGCCGCTTTCGACCGGCCAGGCCATGTCATCGAATGTTCATCCCGCCGTCATCACCGCCTGA
- the phnK gene encoding phosphonate C-P lyase system protein PhnK, which yields MTEEPILSVRGLERRYGSFIGCTDIDFDLWPGEVLAIVGESGSGKTTLLNCISARMPRSAGKVFYRLRDGRLADIESLSEAERRLLMRTDWGFVHQNPAEGLRMAVSAGANVGERLMAVGHRHYGQLRSTAEDWLGRVEIDASRMDDRPSAFSGGMRQRLQIARNLVTHPRLVFMDEPTGGLDVSVQARVLDLLRQLVAELGLAVIIVTHDLAVARLLSQRMLVMKDGRIVESGLTDRVLDDPRHPYTQLLVSSVLES from the coding sequence ATGACCGAGGAACCCATCCTGTCCGTGCGCGGACTCGAGCGAAGATACGGCAGTTTCATCGGCTGCACCGATATCGATTTCGACCTTTGGCCGGGCGAGGTCCTTGCGATCGTGGGGGAATCGGGCTCCGGCAAGACGACGCTGCTCAACTGCATCTCTGCACGCATGCCGCGCAGCGCGGGCAAGGTCTTCTACCGCCTGCGCGACGGACGCCTTGCCGACATCGAGAGCCTTTCAGAGGCGGAGCGCCGCCTGCTGATGCGCACGGACTGGGGATTCGTCCACCAGAACCCCGCAGAAGGGCTGCGCATGGCGGTATCGGCCGGCGCCAATGTCGGGGAGCGCCTCATGGCTGTCGGCCATCGCCATTACGGGCAACTGCGCAGCACCGCCGAGGACTGGCTCGGGCGTGTCGAGATCGACGCCTCGCGGATGGACGACCGGCCGTCCGCCTTTTCGGGCGGCATGCGACAGCGGCTGCAGATCGCCCGCAACCTCGTCACCCATCCGCGCCTCGTCTTCATGGATGAGCCGACAGGCGGGCTCGACGTTTCCGTACAGGCCCGGGTGCTGGACCTTCTGCGGCAACTGGTGGCCGAACTGGGCCTCGCCGTCATCATCGTCACCCACGATCTGGCGGTCGCCCGTCTCCTGTCGCAGCGCATGCTGGTGATGAAGGACGGACGGATCGTCGAGTCCGGGTTGACGGACCGGGTGCTCGACGATCCCCGCCATCCTTACACGCAGCTTCTCGTGTCCTCCGTATTGGAAAGCTGA
- a CDS encoding alpha-D-ribose 1-methylphosphonate 5-phosphate C-P-lyase PhnJ: MSVLPQYNFAYLDEQTKRMIRRALLKAIAIPGYQVPFAAREMPMPYGWGTGGVQVTAAILGPDDRLKVIDQGADDTTNAVSIRAFFERTAGVATTTRTAEASIIQTRHRIPEAPLKAGQTIVYQVPIPEPLRFLEPRETETRKLHALEEYGLMHVKLYEDIARHGDIATTYAYPVHVEGRYVMDPSPIPKFDNPKMHMSPALQLFGAGREKRIYALPPFTRVRSLDFEDHPFTVQKFAGGCALCGATGVYLDEILTSDTGGRMFVCSDTDHCESRIAAGHVGPANGIAEAAE, from the coding sequence ATGAGCGTGCTGCCGCAATACAACTTCGCCTATCTGGACGAGCAGACGAAGCGGATGATCCGCCGCGCCCTGCTGAAGGCCATCGCCATTCCCGGCTACCAGGTACCGTTCGCCGCGCGAGAAATGCCGATGCCCTACGGCTGGGGCACCGGCGGCGTGCAGGTGACGGCGGCGATCCTGGGTCCGGACGATCGGCTGAAGGTCATCGACCAGGGTGCCGACGACACCACCAACGCCGTCTCCATACGTGCCTTCTTCGAGCGCACCGCCGGCGTCGCCACCACGACGCGCACCGCGGAGGCGTCCATAATCCAGACGCGTCACCGCATACCCGAGGCGCCGCTGAAGGCCGGGCAGACGATCGTCTACCAGGTGCCCATTCCCGAACCGTTGCGCTTTCTCGAGCCTCGGGAAACCGAAACACGCAAGCTTCATGCCCTGGAAGAATACGGCCTCATGCATGTGAAGCTGTACGAGGATATCGCCCGCCACGGCGATATCGCCACCACCTATGCCTACCCCGTTCATGTCGAGGGGCGCTACGTGATGGACCCCTCGCCCATCCCGAAATTCGATAATCCCAAAATGCACATGTCACCGGCGCTCCAACTGTTCGGCGCGGGACGCGAGAAGCGCATCTATGCGCTGCCGCCGTTCACGCGCGTCCGCAGCCTCGACTTCGAGGACCACCCCTTCACCGTCCAGAAATTCGCCGGCGGATGTGCGCTGTGCGGCGCAACCGGCGTGTATCTCGACGAGATCCTGACCAGCGATACGGGTGGGCGGATGTTCGTCTGCTCGGATACCGACCATTGCGAAAGCCGGATCGCAGCGGGCCATGTCGGGCCGGCCAACGGTATCGCGGAGGCTGCCGAATGA
- a CDS encoding carbon-phosphorus lyase complex subunit PhnI produces MYVAVKGGEASIRNAHRLMAARRRGDAGIPALTLEQIAGQLSLAVDRVMAEGSLYDPELAAMAVRQSRGDLIEAIFLMRAYRTTLPRLAAACPLDTASMRIERRVSATFKDIPGGQILGPTFDYTHRLIDPEMASDAPVPPPETRQPNDDETFSRVTDLLGADGLIEPDGPPGDAAPGDITREAMAFPLTRDRRLQALARGDEGFLLALGYSTQRGYGRTHPFVGEVRIGFATVEVDLPEFGFAVAIGEVRVTECQMVSQFKGADGGKPRFTRGYGLAFGQSERKAMSMSLVDRALRADEFEEDRKAPAQDEEFVMEHLDNIQATGFVEHLKLPHYVDFQAELELLRRLREQDREAAE; encoded by the coding sequence ATGTACGTCGCCGTCAAGGGAGGCGAAGCCTCCATCCGCAACGCCCACCGGCTGATGGCTGCGCGTCGGCGCGGCGATGCCGGCATACCTGCCCTGACGTTGGAGCAGATCGCAGGCCAGTTGTCGCTCGCCGTCGACAGGGTCATGGCCGAAGGCTCGCTCTACGACCCCGAGTTGGCGGCGATGGCCGTGCGGCAATCGCGCGGCGACCTGATCGAGGCGATCTTCCTCATGCGCGCCTATCGCACGACGCTGCCGCGCCTCGCCGCAGCATGTCCACTCGATACTGCGTCCATGCGCATAGAACGCCGCGTATCCGCCACCTTCAAGGATATTCCGGGCGGACAGATATTGGGCCCGACCTTCGACTACACCCATCGCTTGATCGATCCGGAGATGGCATCCGATGCACCCGTGCCGCCCCCGGAAACGCGCCAGCCCAACGATGACGAGACGTTCTCGCGCGTTACCGACCTTCTCGGCGCCGACGGATTGATCGAGCCGGACGGGCCGCCGGGCGACGCGGCGCCCGGCGACATCACCCGCGAGGCGATGGCGTTTCCCCTGACGCGGGACCGGCGCCTGCAGGCACTGGCGCGGGGCGACGAAGGGTTCCTGCTCGCTCTCGGCTACTCCACGCAACGCGGCTATGGCCGCACGCACCCCTTCGTAGGCGAGGTGCGCATCGGCTTCGCGACCGTCGAGGTGGATTTGCCGGAATTTGGTTTCGCCGTCGCAATCGGTGAGGTTCGTGTGACCGAATGCCAGATGGTGTCGCAGTTCAAGGGCGCCGATGGCGGGAAGCCGCGCTTCACGCGGGGATATGGTCTCGCCTTCGGCCAGTCGGAGCGCAAGGCCATGTCCATGAGCCTTGTGGACCGCGCCTTGCGCGCGGATGAGTTCGAGGAAGACCGCAAGGCCCCGGCGCAGGACGAGGAGTTCGTGATGGAGCACCTGGACAACATCCAGGCGACCGGCTTCGTCGAACATCTCAAGCTACCCCATTACGTCGACTTCCAGGCCGAGCTGGAACTTCTGCGCCGCCTTCGGGAACAGGATCGGGAGGCCGCGGAATGA
- the phnH gene encoding phosphonate C-P lyase system protein PhnH, which produces MTPLADTIHDGGFRSPVYDAQSVFRRIMDAFAQPGTGVCLDGMAYGPGLPPAMAALLATLCDHETPVFFHADIQADAAAWLAFHTGAPLASTAAMASFACFPCGLTFSFGDFAIGTADYPDRSSTVLLAVEAFDEGATLDLAGPGIETSRRVRIAGLPPGFVAAMAANRSLFPLGFDLILVCGSQAMALPRTTRIREVA; this is translated from the coding sequence ATGACGCCCCTTGCCGACACTATCCACGATGGCGGCTTTCGTAGTCCGGTTTATGACGCGCAATCGGTTTTCCGGCGCATCATGGATGCTTTCGCCCAGCCGGGGACCGGCGTTTGCCTGGATGGGATGGCCTATGGGCCGGGCCTTCCACCTGCCATGGCGGCGCTGCTGGCAACTCTGTGCGACCATGAAACGCCGGTCTTCTTCCACGCCGACATCCAGGCTGACGCCGCAGCATGGCTGGCCTTCCACACCGGGGCACCGCTTGCGTCGACTGCGGCCATGGCCAGCTTTGCCTGCTTTCCCTGCGGCCTGACCTTTTCGTTCGGCGACTTCGCCATCGGCACGGCGGACTATCCGGACCGTTCGTCCACCGTGCTCCTGGCCGTCGAGGCTTTCGACGAGGGCGCCACGCTGGACCTCGCGGGACCCGGCATCGAAACGAGCCGGCGTGTGCGCATCGCCGGGCTGCCGCCCGGCTTCGTTGCCGCAATGGCGGCCAATCGCAGCCTGTTTCCACTGGGCTTCGATCTCATCCTCGTCTGTGGGTCGCAAGCCATGGCCCTGCCCCGCACAACCCGTATCCGCGAGGTGGCCTGA
- the phnG gene encoding phosphonate C-P lyase system protein PhnG: MQSDETSRRKRALDAIALCPPDRFDQLYEALSADMPCAQTLRGPEIGSVMLRGRIGGAGAAFNLGEASVTRASVRLADGTVGHSMLLGRHAERSTRAAHVDALWQTHAYREAVEARLIDPAIDARRALVRNERSEAEATRVDFFTMVRGDDE; the protein is encoded by the coding sequence ATGCAGAGTGACGAGACAAGCCGGAGAAAGCGCGCGCTGGATGCGATCGCCCTTTGTCCGCCCGATCGGTTCGACCAGCTCTATGAGGCGCTGTCGGCCGACATGCCATGCGCGCAGACGCTGCGCGGGCCGGAGATCGGCTCGGTGATGCTGCGTGGGCGGATCGGTGGCGCCGGCGCCGCTTTCAACCTCGGCGAAGCCAGCGTCACCCGTGCTTCGGTGCGCCTGGCGGACGGAACGGTCGGGCATTCCATGCTGCTGGGCCGGCATGCGGAGCGCAGCACGAGGGCGGCGCATGTGGACGCCCTCTGGCAGACGCACGCCTATCGTGAGGCCGTCGAGGCCCGATTGATAGATCCCGCCATCGACGCGCGCCGGGCCCTTGTGCGCAACGAGCGGTCGGAGGCGGAGGCGACCCGGGTCGATTTCTTCACAATGGTTCGCGGAGACGACGAATGA
- the phnF gene encoding phosphonate metabolism transcriptional regulator PhnF, whose product MERQDGLARWRWVADRIEEAIRNGEFAGKLPGEVALAEKYGVNRHTVRRGIAALGQAGWLRTERGKGTSVVRLEEAKIPYPIGTRTRFSENMGRLSRKVGGRLIRAERVQDASLAAVLGLPPSAVLHRLECLSVVDGVPLSLATNWLSAKDYPGIVHAYAESGSITQALSSEGLVDYVRSETRVTAEPAGPDDGELLHCASQAILLITRSIDSTPEGKPVQIVRTRFPADRMELVFGPS is encoded by the coding sequence TTGGAGCGGCAGGATGGATTGGCGCGCTGGCGCTGGGTCGCCGACCGGATCGAAGAGGCGATCCGCAATGGGGAGTTCGCCGGGAAGCTTCCGGGCGAGGTTGCCCTGGCCGAAAAATACGGCGTCAACCGCCACACCGTACGACGGGGCATCGCCGCTCTCGGCCAGGCCGGCTGGCTTCGGACCGAGCGCGGCAAGGGCACCAGCGTCGTGCGTCTGGAAGAGGCGAAAATCCCCTATCCGATCGGCACGCGAACGCGCTTCTCGGAGAATATGGGGCGGTTGTCACGCAAGGTCGGGGGTCGGCTGATTCGCGCGGAAAGGGTGCAGGACGCGTCTTTGGCCGCAGTGCTCGGCTTGCCGCCATCGGCGGTCCTGCATCGCCTGGAATGCCTGTCGGTGGTGGATGGCGTGCCGCTTTCCCTGGCGACGAACTGGTTGTCGGCCAAGGACTATCCCGGCATCGTGCACGCTTACGCCGAAAGCGGCTCCATCACGCAGGCCCTGTCGAGCGAAGGGCTGGTCGACTATGTGCGTTCGGAGACACGCGTTACCGCCGAGCCGGCCGGACCGGACGACGGGGAATTGCTGCACTGCGCATCGCAGGCAATACTCCTGATTACCCGTTCGATCGACTCGACGCCGGAGGGCAAGCCGGTCCAGATCGTTCGTACCCGTTTTCCGGCCGACCGCATGGAACTCGTTTTCGGCCCATCCTAA